atatatatatatatatatatatatatatatatatatatatatatatatatatatatatatatatatatatatatataatctttttttttcaattcaaATGAGCAAGTGCATTTGCTTATTGGTCTGGGtttgtgtatatttttaatagGAAACTGTGGATGCGCACTTCAACAAATGTCAGTGCAATCTAAGTATGTTTGCTTGTCCACTGGATGGCGCAGTCGCACACATCTTATTTAATGTAGGTCATCTTGGGCGCCACGTTGTGCAACTCCTTTAGTTTTAGGTTACATCACACATCCACACCTGTTATATCATATCGATTAGGCAACCATACATTATATAGATTGACAatgttataataaatacataaaacaagttttatttgTTGGGGAACGGTATAGTGAGTTATGAGAAATTTGAACTGGTTGAACTCTAATGTGAACGTGTCATTTAAACGATGATGTAATACTGCATAACACAATTTATGCAAGCCTGTTTAAACGGTATCCATTCGATTGCAAACGTTTCCTTTCTTTAAATACCACTAGGTGGCTTAAATTCTTTCAAACTAAAGCGGTGCGGATATTTCGCCAAACAACTGCATACATCAGCCAAATTCGAAGTAATTCAAATTAGATCATAATTAGAATAATAAGCGgggattgtttatttttatgtcaAGATTTACAATTAGTTATAACTATAGTacacttttgaaaacaacaTTAGGCCAATAGTAATACATAGCAGCGACATAGCCATGATTTTAATGCATTGTTTGGCACGCTGAGATTAGTTTCTATATTCTAAATCTGGTTGCCTGTTAGTTTCATTGTATACattgtaaatattttatataagatCATTTTTTTTGGGGTGTTCTTCAACAGTAGACTCCACACTGTGTCAAGTATCAAGGTTCATTCTTTTAGATACATTATTGCATATGTGCGCTAGACCACTATTAATGAGGAGCGCTTCATTGGCTGAAATCGGAAGATGCTGTATTTTGATTGGTCGTGAGATGTGCCAGTCAACGGACGCTGCCAATACACTTCAGTAGTGACCTACTAACACACATCCATGAGGCAGCAGTCACTCCGACAGGAAAACGCACAGGAGAAACACAAGTATCATTTCCAAATGGGATTTTTATGACTGCTGCTGAAACACTTCTCGCTTTGAATGTTTTcatataggcctacattatTTATACCGGACCTCCGTCTATTTGGACGCTTGCTTATTAGAGGTAACTGCTTTCTTCTGTCACTGTGAGGCTTATATGAACGGATACGTTCGGGGGGGGTTTTAACCGGTAGCCGGTGCTTATAGGCTGTAACAGATGATGAATACAGTAAAGCAACTTTTAGCGTGGTCTATATTTGCGCTATACTTATTTTTTGCTCAATGCAGGCGTATTTTAGTGTTCAACGTTATTATTACTCACCATTTGTCCCGCACATGACTCAATTTGAGAAATTAGGAGACGGGATGGTACAGTGACCCAGTAGGCTACCTATCCATGTGGGTGAATCAGCTCTCAGGTCAGCACATGAGAAATGTAGCTACACATTGTGCAGGTTAATTGAAAACAGTGGATTTCATAATTAAAATCGCTTTAATAGGTCTAGTAAATGTGTAGATTAAATTTCGCTCCGTTCTATAGACTAAACGAACGCGTTTGCGTTCGTTGTGTAATAGTGACTGATCAGTCCTTGCACAATAACGGAAGCTGGGACACttctgccaaaaaaaaaacaaaaaaaaaaaaaccgcaACGGCACGACATCACTCACAATCGACCTTTTGTTTAATGCTCAGCAACAACCGATATTTCTTTTGATAAATGTATCTCTAAGGTTAATGTTTCACGCGCAGATTCGACTGTCCTGAGTGTGTCAGTCGGGATGGGGTGAACGCATTAAAGGCCTGTCAAATAACAACACATCATGGGGTAGCCTATGGTGTGTGTTCGCCTTTGCCTTGGAGGTAGGCTAGTCTACTATTTAAACCCGATTTAAGCTGACTTTGTTATATCTCATCTCTGTTATTCCATGGAGATATCCACCACATCACTCACTCAAATTGTATTATCGGTTAGACTTTTGAGAAACAATCTATTACCATTAAAATGCAAGAATACAAGCCTTTTCATTGTTTAGTGGAGTTGAGAGATGTTTTGATCGCATTTATCTAGCGCCCGTGTATTAATAAATAAGTCTCTGATCAGCCACGTGTGATGCTGCTGCTCGCATTCCTTTGTTCCCTGCGCTCTGCGCCTATATGGAGCCCGAGTTGAGCCTGGCTGTGTTTACACTCGCTTATAGTGTTGTGATCGACCGCACTACTAGTTACCACGGAAAACTTTACAGTTTATGACCACAGCCCGCTTTAGATGATGTAATTCCAGCTGTTTGATCGGCACGTTAAAGGTCATTGTCAGATCTGCTCTTCAAATTTGTCCCCTTCAACGCTTTGACTGTACCGGCCTCTGTGAACGCACTTCTTCGAAAGGGTTTCCGTATTTTAACTCAGTCACGGCCACATTATAAAAGCGCTTTAGCCTACGTTTGAAAGCGTGAGTTGCATTACTTTGAGCACGACCCTACTCAAAAattgtaaattacattttaataatagcctattaataataatatttcgaCCTGCGTAATAACAACATGGAACATTCCCCCCagtcctatatatatatatatatatatatatatatatatatatatatatatatatatatatatatatatatatgtgtgtgtatatatatatatgtgtgtatatatatatatatatatatatatatatatatatatatatatatatatatatatgtgtgtatatatatatatatgtgtgtatatatatatatgtgtatatatatatatgtgtatatatatatatatatatatatatatatatatataaatatatatatatatatatatatatatatatatatatatataattacatttttgtacaaatatgtacatatatacatatttcaTCACATGTAtacataaaattacattttaataatagcctattaataataatatttcgaCCTGCGTAATAACAACATGGAACAATCCCCCccagtcatatatatatatatatatatatatatatatatatatatatatatatatatatatatgtataatatatatatatatatatgtgtgtgtgtgtgtgtgtgtgtgtgtgtgtgtgtgtgtgtgtgcgtgttcttTCTTTTCTCATGTTTCAAAGAAGCCAACTTTAGTCCAAGGCTATTAACTTAAAACTATAAAAAGTCTaatgaaacaaataaatacatgtaaaatataattaacggctacatttctcatttgtatttaattttaaaaaaaaagttgatgtaGCCTACTAAGAAAAATAtaacttaaataataattaataaaaattttAGACAGATACAAAAGACAAAACAGAGCAAAATTACTGAAACTGTCGTACAATTTATCCTGATTAATCGTATCCAAAATTATATAATAGGCTAAATGTGTGTACTctgtatattttgtatatttaaaaacGCACAGGCATACATTTATAAGAAAACACAGATTCATTCAGATAGTTCACCATAATGGGATACTTcataaaacagaaaacaaaaagagTGCAGGATGAGGTAGATAAATATCTACCTCATCctgcactcttttttttttctctacaagggaacaaaacatttatttttgttttctgttttaccTACGAAGGGAACAAAACTTGTAAATGTCTTCAGTCGATGAGCAGCTCTTTATTGCGTGTGCAGCTAGTGAATCACACTGTATTGCAGGTAAAGACAATTTAggtcctgtttacacctggtattaagttGCGTTTTGGTCGATCAGATCACAAGCAGAGGACGCTAAATACAGGGTAAACAGGATCTAAAAAGTTTTGAGCTTTTCCACTTTCAATCACTTCCAAAGGTAGTGGAAACACATTAGACCTGATAGCTTTCGTAGTGTAGACGGTCATGTGCTCGAATGCGTTCAAAAGACGCCTACTCTCCACCTTCTGACCTAATGCCTAAACATGAGAAACGCGCagacgggatttaaactttgttgaCTGGAGACctaagtttggtttgaagatgaaaaactTACCAAGCACTCACCATTCCTAACACGCACTCACCGCGTTTGGCATGGTCTTGCGGCTGTCAGGTCAGAAACGAAAGCTGATACTCTCTGTATGTTTTTCCGTTCATATGCAAATTGGGCAtgcttattttgtccattagatcaaaagatctgaaaaagcccATATATTTACCCCTCTATAGACCCTCCCCTCCaggaaatcaggacagaagtggttgaaagtggacaaaagaggtGTAAACAGATATATGTCTCCCTCTTATAGTTGATCCAAAACGCATCTAAAttccaggtgtaaacagggccttatATCCATAGCAGTGTCTGTCTGGAGTCTGGAGACACTTTTGTGATGGGGTGGGGCAGGGAGGTGGGATTTCTGATGAAAGGCTTGAAATGCTCCTGACCATTAGATGATGATTTGTCTGTTTTTATCTCCCcagattcattaaaaaaattctctgGAACTGACTTCACAAAGAGGAAGCGCATGACTTCTGTGGCACTTGGTCTACGATAAGATGTTTACTTAAAACAGGAGTCAACTAATGAGCTTATGCAGTCTTGTTGACAACATTGTGTAATATGCAAGCCATTAAAAAGGAGCCCTCATGCAGTGGGCCCTACGGTGGAGAGGATGCCTTGGTGCTGGCAGTGGCTTTGCAAGGGACAGACCAGGACCTGATGAACCACAAGTTGTCCACCCTGCCCTTTAAGACCAAGTCCACCACCTGTCGCAGAAAACGGGAGTTCATACCAGATGAGAAGAAAGACAACCTGTATTGGGAGAGAAGGCGCAAGAACAACGAAGCAGCCAAGCGCTCGAGAGAAAAGCGCAGACTCAACGATATGGTTCTGGAGAACAAGCTCATGGCCCTTGGGGAAGAGAACGCATCCCTGAAATCTGAGCTTCTGTCCCTTAAACTCAGGTTTGGCCTAGTGAGTTCAGCAGCTTATGCTCAGGAGGTGCAGAAAATTTCCAACGCTACTGCTCAACTCTACCAAGACTTTATCCCAGACAGTGCCATCAAGGGTTCCTACCCAAATGAAATTGAACCAGCGCGTTTGACCAGCAGCTGCATATCGGTAATCAAGCACTCACCTCACAGTGCCTTGTCCGATAGATCCGACTCAAGCACGGTGACCCAAGGGAGTCCACTTATAAATATTTCCAGAACCGATAGCATCAAACAAGAACCCCTGGAAAACGGCAGATATGCCAAAGACAGGGCCAGTCCATATGAACTGTACAGGAAATACCTTAGTAGCCCTTTCCCCGGGAACTTCTCCCAGCCATCTCCCTTCTTGCAAATCACCAGATCCTCTAGCATTTCACCACGTACATCTGATGGCGACGACGGGGCCGTAAGCAAGTCCTCAGATGGAGAGGACGAACAGCAGGTCCCAAAGGGTCCAGTTCCAACCAGGTCTGATTCACAGAGTGTGATTGTTTCGACCCTCAAAGTGCCAGATGCCAGTGCCTCAGCTTTGCCCCACAAGTTGAGGATCAAAGCCCGGGCCCTCCAGATCAAAGTTGAGGCTATTGATCCCGACTATGAATCATCTGGCAAGGCCTCCTTTCCCCTTGACATGTCTGCAAGTAGATGCTACCAAATGAGTCAGTACGCTACACCTGAGTACATTCAGTCATCTCTTAGCCCGATGTCCTTCCAGGTGACCAATGTTCAGGACTGGAGTCACCAGCCGAAGGAGTGGCACAGTGATCACCAGGAGGCATCAACTGGCTGCAAACACCGGCACAGTCCAGACTCACCAAGACCTATGCCTAACAAGCTCATTGTCGACCTTAACAATGACTCGTATCCCGAATCTGAGAACTTGTACTTGAAACAGGGCATTGCCGATCTGTCGGCAGAAGTGGCCACCTTGAAAAGACTGATTACAAAGCAGCAGGGGTCTGTAATTGAGTTCACAAAAAGCACTACTGAAATTGACTCGTTATGAAAAAGATGTTTCTGAAACGGAGTTCTCTCTATTTTGCACAACGCCTGTTTTCCACTGTGTTTGCTACTGCACTGTGCGGTTGTTATGGTGTCAAAAGGCTGCACTTCATTGAGAAGAATGGTGTTTTGTGCACTTACTGTTGTAGTTTGGCGTGTCTTCTTGATGACTCCATTTGTAGCCCAAAAGCCAAAAATTGGGCTACTGTTAATGTTAACTTCTCTAAATGTATTGTACATTGTACGTTCTCTTTTGTTTACAATAAATGCAAGCACTGAAATACATATCTCTTTTCCCCTTTCTCTCTCACCTAGGAAAGCATTTTGTCATTGCAGCTTTAAAAGAAACTTTACCATTGAATATTTAGTCTATTTGTGGTTAGTATCATGATTTATAACACAATGACCACCCTTTTATATCCACATAAGTTATAATGTATTCCAGTTCCTATAGATATATATAAGGttcataaatatacaaatacataaACATCCAAAATATGAATGGATCATGATGACTTTATAAATTGGTCATAATATTTATAAG
The window above is part of the Pseudorasbora parva isolate DD20220531a chromosome 23, ASM2467924v1, whole genome shotgun sequence genome. Proteins encoded here:
- the nfil3 gene encoding nuclear factor interleukin-3-regulated protein, which translates into the protein MQAIKKEPSCSGPYGGEDALVLAVALQGTDQDLMNHKLSTLPFKTKSTTCRRKREFIPDEKKDNLYWERRRKNNEAAKRSREKRRLNDMVLENKLMALGEENASLKSELLSLKLRFGLVSSAAYAQEVQKISNATAQLYQDFIPDSAIKGSYPNEIEPARLTSSCISVIKHSPHSALSDRSDSSTVTQGSPLINISRTDSIKQEPLENGRYAKDRASPYELYRKYLSSPFPGNFSQPSPFLQITRSSSISPRTSDGDDGAVSKSSDGEDEQQVPKGPVPTRSDSQSVIVSTLKVPDASASALPHKLRIKARALQIKVEAIDPDYESSGKASFPLDMSASRCYQMSQYATPEYIQSSLSPMSFQVTNVQDWSHQPKEWHSDHQEASTGCKHRHSPDSPRPMPNKLIVDLNNDSYPESENLYLKQGIADLSAEVATLKRLITKQQGSVIEFTKSTTEIDSL